The sequence GTCATTAATTGGCCGTTACATGTACCGCATGTCTGGCGTGCAGAAGGCGAGAGGAAGCTGTGCTGTTTAACACAGACTGGATCGATGAAGAGTGCAGATGAGATTGAGGAATTAAGTGGCAGTGAGAAGTGGACCAGTGGAGTGGGAGGAAAAGCATGTCTCTGCAGTCACGCGTGTCTGTCCCCTCCCCCTTTATTGGACCGCCTGGCTCTCCCCTGTGGGACGGTCCCATTCACTTCATCAGGGCTAATTACCttacactgcactgcactgcacaACACCGCCATCTTCTGGCAGAGGCAGAATGACTTAAAGGTGTGGCCAGAGGAGCTCTATCTGTTTCCTACATATTCTCTTCCTAGTATTAAGGTTTCAAATGAGGTGGATTTTAAAGATAGTGTCGTAAGGACAAGTAGAGAAGACTAAACCATTATACCGGTCTGTAGATGCTTATTTAAGCACACAGTAAGCATTCATTCATGTCTTCCACATTGTGCTCTGAACCCTAGTGTGATGCCCATCTATACCAAGAAGATCTAATATACCCTGAGAGAAGTATTCATTGATAATCCCATTCGTCTCAATGGCAGTAGCTCGGCTGTGGTGCTCAGCGCTGGATGTATGCTGCCATCTTCATGAACACTTAGTGGAGCCATGATACAGCTAACGCAGCgcagttaaaggaatagttcaccttcaaaaaccttttgtgttttgcagaagaaagaaaatcacacaggtttaaagtgacaacagggtgagtaaatggtgacagaattttcattttaaagatgaactaatcctttaagcCACACGGAGTGACTGATCACATGACACGTACATTAAAGGTCTTTTTAGATGACGGGCAGCTTAAAGCCTTAAAAAAGAAAGTATTCATTAAATATTTGTGCTTTATACATTGTggcttaaaaaaatcataacagTACACATTTACTTTTGGCTGCCAATAAAGAGGTATCAACTAGCATGGGCTAGCTGCCTTAACTAACTAGCCATGCCATGATCCTTTAATCTGGGCAACATTTTAAGCATGGGAAAATGTACATCCAGACGGTTGTTATTACAAAATCAACCCCCACAGGGTGATCAGGGGTATCATATCCCACTAATGGATTCGTGGGATAACAACTGGCTAGATGTATACAATCCCGCTTACACGGCTACTCTGCAACATCCAGTCTACCAGAGCCGACTATTCTCTTATATtctgaatgctttttaaaactatCTTGACTATTATCATCCCTGGTGTAAACAACCTTTATTATGAATGTGAAGGATGTTCCAGTCAGGACTGGGTTCACCTGAGCTCCACTATCTGCCCTCCCATTTTGTAGTAAACGCATCATGCCATTGCTCTTAAGCATAAAGTTGAATAAAATTGTCAAGAGGCCATCAATGGGACTGTAGCAGTGTCACCTCAAATCATCATCTTTCATTATACATGACTTCAGTTTGGTTTGTAGTAGAGTTGTGTATGAATTTGTGTATTCTCAAACCTGAGTTGACCAGTTCCTGCTCCATGACCCCACAGCCCAGCACCTCTAGCCAGTCACCTTGAAAGCGCACCTCCATCTCAAAGGAGGGGTGTGTGAAGGGGAAGTAGCAGTCCACCCAGCGGATTTCCAGATCTGAAACACAAGAACATACTGATGGAGATCTGGACCAAAGAAGCGAAGATGCAAAGTGTGAATAGAGCAGGATTCCTACCTTCACCGAAAAGGTGTCGCATCAGACGTGCGAGTGTCTGTTTCAGATCGAACTCCAAGAGTTTGACAGCCTCCAGCGTGTGTGTTTCCTGTTTCTGAGGTGTACGCTGACCAGCACGGTCAAACAGCGACAGGTCCTCACCATTCTCCACTTTGGCGAAAAGCTAAAAGACaagttttaaaggaacagttcacccaaaaatactaTGCTTTGAGTATAAATGCCCTTAAATTTACCacagtataaacaaaaaaatattgcatttttatttcaatgtttgtcatttttggagcGTGACAGTCCATTCTCTGTGTTTGGAACAATGTGAAGGTGACTAAATGCTGACAAAACCTTCATTTTGCAATTTCACCTGTTTAAACAAGCGGTCTCAAACTTTCACGTTCAGTTGCATTCCCAGAAAGATTGCATTATGATTTCATCATGATATCTGTGCAACACCTCAACATCCTATTCATTAAAACGTCCCATTCATTCATTGCTATAAATACACTTCCCTACGTCACATGAATAGGGCAGATAAAGATCCCAACCTCATGGTTTGAGAAAAGTCGCACTCCCTCCATCTGGTGAAAAACCGGATAGTGACTGGAGTCTATCTCATCTCGCCTATACACATCTCCAGCCATAAGGAAGCAGTCGAGCCCCGAGCTCACCAGCTCTTTTTGATGGGCGGAGGTGTGCGCCCGCAGCATGTGCGCGCGGTTCAGGTAGTAATTGTCTCCTTTTTTTCGACTGGGATGGTCTGGAGGAATGAGCAGGCTGTCAAAGTTTTGCTCCACCGTCACTACCGGGCTGAGGTTGTCATGTACCGAAAAGCGCGGGTTTCCCGAGCGGCCCACGTAGGAACGGTAGAAATGGTCTTTGATGCGTTCTTTAATAAGCCACAAGGGATGGTGCGGACGGTTGTGAAGCTGGCAGCCAACTTTGGACAAGATTTTCGCTGTCACGTTGGTCGTGTCATCTCGCGGGTAGACATGGCCCAGGACTTCGACAGAGTTTGCGCAAATTCTGGGCTGAGGGGCGGAGCCATCTGTGGACAGCCCCCTGAAGGGCTGGAGTCTGTGGGATACAGCAAGGGCATCGGTCTGTCGACAGTTTGACGGCCGATGGCGGGTTATGTGTTTGAGGAGTGGGAGGAGAGTGAAAGATCTACGGTATAATCTCATAGTAGATGGTCCATTAGTCTGCAAGGAGAAAAACAGAATAATATAAGTTTATGTGAATAATCTTTTTACATTCCTGtctaaaagtaaataaaagttAGTGGTTGTTAGGAATGGaacaggggcccgtttcaataaggaggttaaaccaactctaggttaaaccttgaactcagagttggtttactcagaaattagaaactttgagtgtttggtttcagaacagctgatttgagttagttcaatttactctgggtaggcttaccatGGGTTAAGCGTgtgcaccacgactataaaaagccatcatcaatggagctccgatattacgattcaccatggcaacggcagcaaaaaaagcaacatggcggcagaaagcacttgagagtgaggcacactttccgttCTGCATACACTGGATttactgaaaatgacttaagttaaattaataaattgataaatgtaccaataaacaaataaattaatcattaaatgaatttaacaacagaaataaaacagaaataataaagaaaaatcatatgttctcactcgccatgagtgctctagttacacGAGTGAGACGTCAtagtgtataggacacctgtagggcgtcagactctcgtcCGATCACCGGTTCAAAccctgctctgagcagatttcagttggaatggctgcatgtcaaaattacttgtttattacctttatcgcttcgtttctgcatgtatgtcatGTATTCTgcttattcatttctttattcatgcactttatttatacactttactaAGTaatttctcatcgtccatagaaaattatgctctgatgtaatacacggccacgatggctgatattattgatgtaaggatggatgataAGTTTTGacatatctaattcactgtaaagaaaagcggtacagttttaataaaaatgcacagggaaatgacaaaattccactcgggtcctaaattgctctcctgaaatcaaagtacatccctatgaattaatgcagcctcttcatgaatcctcaaTAAAAGCAGATatgacatataagtcactgagatggtctctgtgtgatcaaaatgtgtgccatgaatgactgtattaatgaatgaatgaatgagttacaccacttgcgctttaaaagggggaggagatcgaaataaactctgggtttaccaaagaaaacctgctccgaCCAGGTTAgtttcacagagtaagttactatggttactgactgaGTATAAAtgacctctcctttagaaacaggcttgagttaccccgctttctcgggtttgacatacctcacattctgaaacggaaaacccagagtttccctcatttcagggttaatatactcagagttttcactaaacctcctttctgaaatggGCCCCTGGACTGTAGAGTAGTCATCCACCAAACTGCCCAAACAATTAGTGATGCCAACAAGTCAAGTTGTCAAGATTGGTGCattatttattctattttattcatttagtgtTTTAGATTTAATATTTAAGACAAAACACTAacgctgcaatctgtaacttttgtaaAGCATGTACATTAACAAATTAGTCAATTTGGCATAATTTGACTTTAATTTACGTAAAGAAAAGCACCTAAAGTAACGTACAGTTGgcagccttaaagggatagaaaatctaaaatgatgtcatcatttgcccaccatcaagttgttccaaacttgtaaaatgcatttgttctgttgaacacaaaataagatattctgaagaatgtgggaaaccaaacagttctgggtcaccatcGACCACCATAGTAATTTGTCCCTGCTGTattagtcaatagtgccccagaactgtttgattacaaacattcttctaaaaGTCTCTCTTTGTGCTCAGAAgaacaacaaaatgtatacaggtttgaaacattgtgaatggtgacagcatttttatttttgggtgaactatccctttaacaaagttGAAATTAACGAAACGTTAAGTGATTTTATATTGAATTACACATATTCTCCTTCCCCCAAAGACTCGTCTGCCTacccaataaaaacaaaatgattcaCAGGTCGATAGCGTTTTTGATTGTCTAAGAAAACGTATATACTTTTTATTACAACTTTGTTTTCACTGTGTTTCATCAAGCGCTGCAGCTATAACCATCAAAGCGCCACTTTTGTAATCAATTCACCACCTTCAACAACACATTTCAAGATAATTACTGTCCAGCTTCATAACATCTGCCGTAAGCAATGTTCCCTTTGTGATTGCATAATCCATTTCGTTCGCAGGACTCCGTACGGTTATTTAAGATGACTCGTTTGTCGAGTATCTGTCAGTTACCTTATTCGTATGCATCTGATCGCTGTCCGATGAACATAAATCATGGACCTAAATTACCTCCTTATTCATGCTCTTATCACGCACGATTATTTCAATTGcatgttatttcaaataaaagaaatacataaaccAACGCACACTTTCACAACTCAATCTATTTCAACTGGTAAAATCAAGTCAGCTTACACTGTGTTTACACCGAATGCGACTTGACACCACAAACGACATTAGAAACACATTAAAACCCATTTTCGAGAATCCCATTAGAAAGAGCCATGTGTCATGTCGCGCCggtcgtgtccggtgtagacacggtgtaacatTTTCTCCTCATTAAATAGGACATTCGAGTGCAAACAGTGCTTCGTGTTGACTTTTAGACTGAGTATTTGAACAGTAAACCTAGACTAGTGGATCTTAAAATGTGTAGTTAAGCACACAATACAATTATGAAGCTAGTGTACATACAGTGGCATGTTAAAAGCATCTGCATGAACTTTCATGCCATTGACTATCAGCCGCTGTAAAAGGCTTTCGGTTCTCCCCAGATTGCTCTGCCAGCAGATGCTGATGTACTGAACAATGGATGTTCCCAGGAACGCTGGGCCCTTTGTGGAGCGGTGCGAGATTTAGATTACATTACGCGGATGTCAGACGAGTTCACGCACAAGGGACACAACCTCAGACAGCCTTCGTGAGATGCGCCGTGCCTGTTCCAACATGTGACACAGGAGGAGAGACCCTGGGAGACAGCTGATGGAAATAACAGGTGAGAGCTCACGTCCTCACAAACAGAGAGACAAAGGCACAACTTGCTTTTTTTGGTACAGAACGCACATTAAAGTGAGAGCTGATAACCGTCACGCTCCGTGTTGAAACCCTGGTGTCAATAAGACATCGTAGATGTGATTTATTGGAGGAGCAGCATCATTGCGTGTGGTCTCTCATTTGCCCATTTGATTTCAGTCGCAAATAAcaaatattgcatattttatacCCAAGCCATATATGTGCCATACATACCAGACCGTTTttttcttcctcagaacacaaaagaagacattttgaagaaagttggtcaaCAAACGATATTGACCCTCATTgaattccattgtatggacacaaaaccacacagtcatttctcaaaatatcttcttttgtgtttcacagaagaaagattcatatacaggttttgagtgacacgaggatgaataaatgaacagaatttttatttttgggtgaactttcagaAACTTTCACCTCAGTATCTAGCAGGCTGCAGGTTCGGTTCAGGTGCCGGCTGCGCTCAGAACACAGGGGAGAACAGCGCTGTATTTATCTCACACTAACAGATCTTTCTCTCAGCCCAGCGCAAATATTTGCCTCGGCCAAGCAACGTTTTATGAGGCTGAGGAAAAG comes from Triplophysa rosa linkage group LG23, Trosa_1v2, whole genome shotgun sequence and encodes:
- the fars2 gene encoding phenylalanine--tRNA ligase, mitochondrial isoform X3, with protein sequence MRLYRRSFTLLPLLKHITRHRPSNCRQTDALAVSHRLQPFRGLSTDGSAPQPRICANSVEVLGHVYPRDDTTNVTAKILSKVGCQLHNRPHHPLWLIKERIKDHFYRSYVGRSGNPRFSVHDNLSPVVTVEQNFDSLLIPPDHPSRKKGDNYYLNRAHMLRAHTSAHQKELVSSGLDCFLMAGDVYRRDEIDSSHYPVFHQMEGVRLFSNHELFAKVENGEDLSLFDRAGQRTPQKQETHTLEAVKLLEFDLKQTLARLMRHLFGEDLEIRWVDCYFPFTHPSFEMEVRFQGDWLEVLGCGVMEQELVNSAGAANKIGWAFGLGLERLAMVLFGIPDIRLFWSEDERFLKQFCLSDICQSVTFQALSKYPPLFNDISFWLPSDGYTENDFYDLLRSIGGDLVEKVTLVDSFIHPKTKRVSHCYRIVYRHMERTLTQEEVRIIHEAIEQAAEKELGVQGRY
- the fars2 gene encoding phenylalanine--tRNA ligase, mitochondrial isoform X2, translating into MTNGPSTMRLYRRSFTLLPLLKHITRHRPSNCRQTDALAVSHRLQPFRGLSTDGSAPQPRICANSVEVLGHVYPRDDTTNVTAKILSKVGCQLHNRPHHPLWLIKERIKDHFYRSYVGRSGNPRFSVHDNLSPVVTVEQNFDSLLIPPDHPSRKKGDNYYLNRAHMLRAHTSAHQKELVSSGLDCFLMAGDVYRRDEIDSSHYPVFHQMEGVRLFSNHELFAKVENGEDLSLFDRAGQRTPQKQETHTLEAVKLLEFDLKQTLARLMRHLFGEDLEIRWVDCYFPFTHPSFEMEVRFQGDWLEVLGCGVMEQELVNSAGAANKIGWAFGLGLERLAMVLFGIPDIRLFWSEDERFLKQFCLSDICQSVTFQALSKYPPLFNDISFWLPSDGYTENDFYDLLRSIGGDLVEKVTLVDSFIHPKTKRVSHCYRIVYRHMERTLTQEEVRIIHEAIEQAAEKELGVQGRY
- the fars2 gene encoding phenylalanine--tRNA ligase, mitochondrial isoform X1, with amino-acid sequence MFCLCGLEDCSKRHDIKRRNVGSSSDNISRRTNGPSTMRLYRRSFTLLPLLKHITRHRPSNCRQTDALAVSHRLQPFRGLSTDGSAPQPRICANSVEVLGHVYPRDDTTNVTAKILSKVGCQLHNRPHHPLWLIKERIKDHFYRSYVGRSGNPRFSVHDNLSPVVTVEQNFDSLLIPPDHPSRKKGDNYYLNRAHMLRAHTSAHQKELVSSGLDCFLMAGDVYRRDEIDSSHYPVFHQMEGVRLFSNHELFAKVENGEDLSLFDRAGQRTPQKQETHTLEAVKLLEFDLKQTLARLMRHLFGEDLEIRWVDCYFPFTHPSFEMEVRFQGDWLEVLGCGVMEQELVNSAGAANKIGWAFGLGLERLAMVLFGIPDIRLFWSEDERFLKQFCLSDICQSVTFQALSKYPPLFNDISFWLPSDGYTENDFYDLLRSIGGDLVEKVTLVDSFIHPKTKRVSHCYRIVYRHMERTLTQEEVRIIHEAIEQAAEKELGVQGRY